The Monodelphis domestica isolate mMonDom1 chromosome 7, mMonDom1.pri, whole genome shotgun sequence genome window below encodes:
- the GPR62 gene encoding G-protein coupled receptor 62, protein MANRTELNETLGAGSPSSRLVGLIPAAFLEVVTLLGNGTVLAVVLRTPALRKAIYLAHLCLVDLLAAASVMPLGLLAAPPGLGTVYLSRGQCRAARFVTATLVSACTLTLAALGLERYRYILHPLRPRPRPPPALVLGVVWGVSGLLGGLSLLGRPSPNCSLVAGPPGPFRPLWAIVAFALPALLLLVSYGSIFRVARLAALRPPPPAPGPRPRSDSLDSRLSILPPRLASPHLVGGKAALTLALVVGQFLGCWLPFFAACLLPGRWSLGVEVALTWLAYSSFAAHPFLYGLLQRPVREELSRLARAWLQAVPGPWHCPPGAWLPQSFLKLLRGDPESPALDPSAGQEASTMTAEGPGPAHGEPT, encoded by the coding sequence ATGGCCAACAGGACTGAGCTAAATGAGACACTGGGGGCAGGGTCCCCGTCGTCCCGCCTGGTGGGGCTCATCCCggctgcctttctggaggtggtGACCCTTCTGGGCAACGGAACCGTACTGGCGGTCGTCCTCCGCACCCCTGCCCTCCGGAAGGCCATCTACCTGGCCCACCTCTGCCTGGTGGACCTTTTGGCCGCCGCCTCTGTGATGCCCCTGGGCCTGCTTGCGGCGCCCCCAGGCCTGGGCACGGTGTACCTGAGCCGGGGCCAGTGCAGAGCTGCCCGCTTCGTTACGGCCACCTTGGTGTCGGCCTGCACGCTGACGTTGGCGGCTCTCGGCCTGGAGCGCTACCGCTACATCCTGCACCCGCTGAGGCCGCGGCCCCGGCCCCCGCCGGCCTTGGTGCTGGGGGTCGTCTGGGGGGTGTCTGGCCTCCTGGGGGGGCTCTCCCTCCTGGGTCGGCCTTCTCCAAACTGCTCCCTGGTGGCTGGGCCCCCAGGACCTTTCCGGCCCCTCTGGGCCATCGTAGCTTTTGCTCTGCCTGCTCTGCTCCTCCTCGTCTCCTATGGCAGCATCTTCCGCGTGGCAAGACTGGCGGCCCTTCGCCCACCCCCCCCTGCGCCCGGCCCCCGGCCCCGCTCGGACTCCCTGGACAGCCGTCTGTCCATCCTGCCACCCCGGCTGGCCAGTCCCCACCTGGTGGGGGGCAAGGCGGCCCTCACGTTGGCGCTGGTCGTGGGCCAGTTCCTTGGCTGCTGGCTGCCTTTCTTTGCCGCGTGTCTGTTGCCCGGGCGGTGGAGCCTAGGCGTGGAGGTGGCCCTCACCTGGCTGGCCTACTCTTCCTTCGCCGCCCACCCTTTCCTCTATGGCCTCCTGCAGCGGCCCGTGCGCGAGGAGCTGAGCCGTCTGGCGCGAGCCTGGCTCCAAGCAGTGCCAGGCCCCTGGCACTGCCCCCCGGGAGCCTGGCTCCCCCAAAGCTTCCTGAAGCTCCTCCGGGGAGACCCAGAGAGCCCGGCCCTGGATCCGTCTGCCGGCCAGGAAGCCAGCACGATGACTGCAGAGGGGCCCGGCCCGGCCCACGGGGAGCCCACCTGA
- the PCBP4 gene encoding poly(rC)-binding protein 4 isoform X4, with the protein MHCRATSLVAVSPDRMSGSDPGLEEEPELSITLTLRMIMHGKEVGSIIGKKGETVKRIREQSSARITISEGSCPERITTITGSTGAVFHAVSMIAFKLDEDLCTGPPNGGSISKPPVTLRLVIPASQCGSLIGKAGTKIKEIRETTGAQVQVAGDLLPNSTERAVTVSGVPDAIILCVRQICAVILESPPKGATIPYHPSLSLGTVLLSANQGFSVQGQYGTVTPAEVSKLQQLSGHPVPFASPSVVPGLDPSAQTSSQEFLVPNDLIGCVIGRQGSKISEIRQMSGAHIKIGNQAEGSGERHVTITGSPVSIALAQYLITACLETAKSTSGGTPGSGTADLSAPFSPPLAPSPALTALPAAPPGLLGTPYAISLSNFIGLKPVPFLALPPSSPGPPPSGLTAYTAKMAAANGNKKSERQKFSPY; encoded by the exons GAGGTGGGCAGCATCATTGGAAAG aAAGGGGAGACGGTAAAGAGGATCCGAGAGCAG AGCAGTGCCCGGATCACAATCTCAGAGGGCTCCTGTCCAGAGCGGATCACCACCATCACTGGCTCCACGGGTGCCGTCTTCCATGCTGTGTCCATGATTGCCTTCAAACTGGATGAG GACCTATGTACAGGCCCCCCAAATGGTGGCAGCATCTCTAAACCCCCAGTTACCCTTCGGCTGGTCATTCCAGCCAGTCAGTGTGGTTCCCTCATTGGGAAGGCAGGGACCAAGATTAAGGAGATCCGGGAG ACTACAGGGGCTCAGGTCCAGGTGGCTGGAGACCTGCTTCCCAACTCTACAGAGCGGGCAGTCACCGTTTCTGGTGTCCCCGATGCCATCATCCTCTGTGTGCGCCAGATCTGTGCAGTGATTCTAGAG TCCCCTCCCAAAGGAGCTACCATCCCTTACCACCCCAGCCTCTCCCTGGGCACCGTCCTGCTCTCCGCCAACCAG GGTTTCTCTGTTCAGGGCCAGTATGGGACAGTGACTCCAGCAGAG GTCAGCAAGCTCCAGCAACTGTCAGGCCATCCTGTACCTTTTGCTTCACCCAGTGTGGTGCCAG gCCTGGATCCCAGTGCCCAGACCAGCTCCCAGGAATTCCTGGTTCCCAATGAC CTGATTGGCTGCGTGATCGGACGTCAGGGCAGCAAGATCAGTGAGATCCGGCAAATGTCGGGGGCGCACATCAAGATTGGGAATCAGGCGGAGGGCTCCGGGGAGCGGCACGTCACCATTACGGGCTCCCCGGTCTCCATCGCCCTGGCCCAGTACCTCATCACTGCCTG TTTAGAGACGGCCAAGTCTACCTCAGGAGGGACGCCAGGCTCGGGTACTGCAGACCTGTCAGCCCCCTTCTCCCCGCCCCTGGCCCCGTCACCAGCCCTGACCGCCCTGCCTGCGGCCCCTCCCGGCCTTCTGGGCACCCCCTACGCCATCTCCCTTTCCAACTTCATCGGCCTCAAGCCCGTGCCCTTCCTGGCTCTGCCCCCGTCCTCACCCGGGCCACCTCCCAGTGGCCTCACTGCCTACACCGCCAAGATGGCAGCTGCCAATGGCAACAAGAAGTCAGAGAGGCAGAAGTTCTCCCCTTACTAA
- the PCBP4 gene encoding poly(rC)-binding protein 4 isoform X5, with translation MHCRATSLVAVSPDRMSGSDPGLEEEPELSITLTLRMIMHGKEVGSIIGKKGETVKRIREQSSARITISEGSCPERITTITGSTGAVFHAVSMIAFKLDEDLCTGPPNGGSISKPPVTLRLVIPASQCGSLIGKAGTKIKEIRETTGAQVQVAGDLLPNSTERAVTVSGVPDAIILCVRQICAVILESPPKGATIPYHPSLSLGTVLLSANQGQYGTVTPAEVSKLQQLSGHPVPFASPSVVPGLDPSAQTSSQEFLVPNDLIGCVIGRQGSKISEIRQMSGAHIKIGNQAEGSGERHVTITGSPVSIALAQYLITACLETAKSTSGGTPGSGTADLSAPFSPPLAPSPALTALPAAPPGLLGTPYAISLSNFIGLKPVPFLALPPSSPGPPPSGLTAYTAKMAAANGNKKSERQKFSPY, from the exons GAGGTGGGCAGCATCATTGGAAAG aAAGGGGAGACGGTAAAGAGGATCCGAGAGCAG AGCAGTGCCCGGATCACAATCTCAGAGGGCTCCTGTCCAGAGCGGATCACCACCATCACTGGCTCCACGGGTGCCGTCTTCCATGCTGTGTCCATGATTGCCTTCAAACTGGATGAG GACCTATGTACAGGCCCCCCAAATGGTGGCAGCATCTCTAAACCCCCAGTTACCCTTCGGCTGGTCATTCCAGCCAGTCAGTGTGGTTCCCTCATTGGGAAGGCAGGGACCAAGATTAAGGAGATCCGGGAG ACTACAGGGGCTCAGGTCCAGGTGGCTGGAGACCTGCTTCCCAACTCTACAGAGCGGGCAGTCACCGTTTCTGGTGTCCCCGATGCCATCATCCTCTGTGTGCGCCAGATCTGTGCAGTGATTCTAGAG TCCCCTCCCAAAGGAGCTACCATCCCTTACCACCCCAGCCTCTCCCTGGGCACCGTCCTGCTCTCCGCCAACCAG GGCCAGTATGGGACAGTGACTCCAGCAGAG GTCAGCAAGCTCCAGCAACTGTCAGGCCATCCTGTACCTTTTGCTTCACCCAGTGTGGTGCCAG gCCTGGATCCCAGTGCCCAGACCAGCTCCCAGGAATTCCTGGTTCCCAATGAC CTGATTGGCTGCGTGATCGGACGTCAGGGCAGCAAGATCAGTGAGATCCGGCAAATGTCGGGGGCGCACATCAAGATTGGGAATCAGGCGGAGGGCTCCGGGGAGCGGCACGTCACCATTACGGGCTCCCCGGTCTCCATCGCCCTGGCCCAGTACCTCATCACTGCCTG TTTAGAGACGGCCAAGTCTACCTCAGGAGGGACGCCAGGCTCGGGTACTGCAGACCTGTCAGCCCCCTTCTCCCCGCCCCTGGCCCCGTCACCAGCCCTGACCGCCCTGCCTGCGGCCCCTCCCGGCCTTCTGGGCACCCCCTACGCCATCTCCCTTTCCAACTTCATCGGCCTCAAGCCCGTGCCCTTCCTGGCTCTGCCCCCGTCCTCACCCGGGCCACCTCCCAGTGGCCTCACTGCCTACACCGCCAAGATGGCAGCTGCCAATGGCAACAAGAAGTCAGAGAGGCAGAAGTTCTCCCCTTACTAA